The Cytophagales bacterium genome includes a window with the following:
- a CDS encoding DUF2281 domain-containing protein yields the protein MDNTLLYTKVNSLPENLKVEVFDFVDFLLQKDKKKKKKHSLKAGCLKGTFIMSDDFDEPLEDFKDYM from the coding sequence ATGGACAATACATTATTATATACGAAAGTAAATTCATTACCCGAAAACTTAAAAGTGGAAGTCTTTGACTTTGTGGATTTTCTTTTACAAAAGGATAAAAAAAAGAAAAAAAAGCATTCACTTAAAGCTGGTTGTTTAAAAGGCACTTTTATAATGTCTGATGATTTTGATGAGCCTTTGGAAGACTTTAAGGATTATATGTGA
- a CDS encoding MotA/TolQ/ExbB proton channel family protein, with the protein MKNLFALLILSGVLTFGNCFVSFAQDEGTDTNEATMEEGDTLFTDTAALEEQPEEAAAEEEAFVQEPEPPQEEPNFHQMLKEKFIEGGPEFMGIVLLCLIIGLGIAIERIITLNLATTNTDKLLKEVESALQSGGVQAAKDICSGTKGPVASIFTQGLMRISEGIEMVEKSIISYGSVEMGKLEKGLVWISLFISLAPMLGFMGTVIGMIQAFDAIEAAGDISPSLVAGGIKVALLTTVGGLIVAVILQLFYNYCVSKIDAIVNQMEDASISLVDMLFKFKIKG; encoded by the coding sequence ATGAAAAACTTATTTGCATTATTGATCTTATCAGGTGTTTTGACATTTGGTAACTGCTTCGTTTCCTTCGCACAGGATGAGGGAACAGATACGAATGAAGCAACTATGGAAGAAGGTGATACTTTGTTCACTGATACTGCGGCTCTTGAAGAGCAGCCCGAAGAAGCTGCGGCTGAAGAAGAAGCGTTTGTACAAGAACCGGAGCCCCCCCAGGAAGAACCAAATTTTCACCAGATGTTAAAAGAGAAGTTTATTGAAGGTGGACCCGAGTTTATGGGCATTGTACTGTTATGCCTGATCATTGGCCTGGGAATCGCAATTGAAAGGATCATTACCCTCAACCTTGCAACAACCAATACGGATAAACTTTTAAAGGAAGTAGAGAGCGCTTTGCAAAGCGGAGGAGTGCAGGCAGCTAAAGATATATGTTCAGGTACAAAAGGTCCTGTTGCATCTATTTTTACACAGGGGCTGATGAGAATTTCTGAAGGGATAGAAATGGTTGAAAAATCAATTATCTCTTATGGTTCTGTGGAAATGGGCAAGCTGGAAAAAGGATTAGTCTGGATATCTTTATTTATTTCTCTTGCCCCTATGCTTGGGTTCATGGGTACGGTTATCGGTATGATCCAGGCGTTTGATGCTATTGAAGCAGCAGGTGATATTTCACCTTCTCTGGTTGCAGGAGGTATTAAGGTAGCCCTGTTAACCACTGTTGGTGGTTTGATCGTTGCAGTTATTCTACAGCTTTTTTACAATTATTGTGTAAGTAAAATTGACGCCATAGTAAACCAGATGGAAGACGCTTCAATTTCATTGGTTGATATGCTTTTTAAATTCAAAATAAAAGGATAA
- a CDS encoding WD40 repeat domain-containing protein, protein MNPISSIFNLQSSIPSPYPGPRSFNEEESLYFKGRDEYLDEITKKLKKHHFLMVTGSSGDGKSSLIFAGLIPHARAGFLKAEFTNWVIADFRPKRDPLRNLSHELSDKLGIHDTDKVESKLKHGFSALVDLYKDSPLYKSEIQKSKKANLLILADQFEEFFTNEENYNPNTGVATEQAQHMVQLLLETIRVAQKENLPVYVVCTMRSDFFGNCNAFQALPEMIEQSQKFLGRLSKQHILEAISEPAKLAGIKISERLLQFLMNEITGDVGTDMLPILQHCLYQIYEVSGRGTEEMDLIHYAMVGGFPKENLPEKDQQRFEQWLKEQPVNLQNAYKNPSLRNVLDIHANRLYDTTHEYYNKVSGSDRRLSKQKAQHIIKVAFQCLTKIDENRAVRSLTSLQEIIEMLGYKKNEREKVARVLDIFRIQGNTFLRPFISKDPASKNLRLTTVLDITHEALMRNWTKLEQWAREQHERVIIYRDLCNQLHKWLKNKKPKELLLSAGALNYFERWFNSFEVNPIAWLKRYMDSKEEIEVEKKPMKTAEHYEDIKEYLRVSRANINRKKKLVKAVVGVICVLLLIASVGFFWVMKLKEDIKISAKSNEIATKAYRVLDNDPTLSFRLAEQAYNIYQGKLAKEVLMASYSKVPFYTLLKGHEKQVNRVRFTPDSKYVVSVSKDATIGVWNIKGNELRKHDVRITSWDEHEVVDISHDGKYIIAAQQDYTVSLSETLGDELILLKGHRGYVNSVYFSPDDKLLLTAAEDTTARLWGINGKELQILIGHNARIRCAKFAPDGLSILTASYDNTVRIWDLKGNEIKRLEFLNFSRRVNATFSLNGKYIVTTGADYPRLWNLESGQVTFLKGHNGGTLYADFSPDGKYIVTGSVDKTAIIWDIQGNIKHVLKGHSAWVCKAIFSPDGHTIITISSDGLAILWDLQGNRLQTLKGHNALLLDANFSPNGKLVVTSSTDNTVRIWNIYPEENPVITGHFGWLEYAGYSADGQYILTIGKNAQLRDNKGNLLHIINNSEPYNIHIADFSPDMKYILTVSSDKIARLWDLNGQYLRSYKGHKDKIWYAKFAPNGQYFITGGGEDENIVRFWDLEGGELMKLYITQHASFSNDGRYLITTAFVGVDTSFSIYEIIGNTLPQKLRLIKTVNGFSARISSVHFSLNGKYIIALIDDLSNRLWYFDKYLEELKLVKKFKGHSEQIKELTFSKDDQFFATTSADKTAIIWDMKGNAIKILKGHTDIVNDIDFSNDGQYLVTGSNDKTVRIWDMNGNELQIITGHTSLVFMVSFSPNDNYILSASNDHKALLMPVFAKNALHKINVEKVRGEVWQMTEDDKKLYGIYE, encoded by the coding sequence ATGAATCCAATATCTTCAATCTTCAATCTTCAATCTTCAATTCCCTCCCCTTACCCTGGCCCCCGCTCCTTCAACGAAGAAGAGTCCCTCTACTTCAAAGGAAGGGATGAATATTTAGACGAAATCACAAAAAAGTTGAAAAAGCACCACTTCCTGATGGTCACCGGCTCATCGGGGGATGGCAAGTCATCGCTGATATTTGCAGGGTTGATTCCGCATGCCAGGGCTGGTTTTTTGAAAGCTGAATTTACCAACTGGGTGATTGCTGACTTTCGTCCGAAAAGAGACCCACTGAGGAATTTATCGCATGAGCTCTCTGACAAACTGGGTATCCATGATACAGATAAGGTTGAAAGTAAGTTGAAACATGGGTTTTCTGCTTTAGTTGATTTGTATAAAGATTCCCCCCTATATAAATCCGAAATTCAAAAATCCAAAAAAGCCAATCTATTGATATTAGCTGATCAATTTGAAGAATTTTTCACCAACGAAGAAAACTACAATCCCAACACAGGAGTTGCCACAGAGCAGGCACAGCATATGGTACAATTGCTTCTGGAAACCATTCGTGTAGCACAAAAAGAAAACCTGCCTGTGTATGTGGTCTGCACGATGCGCAGTGACTTTTTTGGGAATTGCAATGCTTTTCAGGCACTGCCTGAGATGATTGAACAAAGTCAGAAATTTTTGGGAAGATTGAGCAAGCAGCATATACTGGAAGCCATCAGCGAACCTGCAAAGCTGGCTGGTATTAAAATTTCAGAACGTCTTCTACAGTTCTTGATGAATGAAATAACAGGTGATGTAGGTACAGACATGTTGCCAATCCTGCAGCATTGCCTTTACCAGATCTACGAAGTTTCGGGCAGGGGAACAGAGGAGATGGATCTTATCCATTATGCAATGGTAGGAGGCTTTCCCAAAGAAAACCTCCCGGAAAAAGACCAGCAGCGGTTTGAGCAGTGGCTGAAAGAACAGCCCGTTAATCTTCAAAATGCATACAAAAACCCTTCGCTTCGCAATGTGCTGGACATCCACGCCAACCGCCTGTACGATACGACTCATGAATATTATAATAAAGTAAGTGGCAGCGACAGGCGCCTTAGTAAACAAAAAGCACAGCACATCATAAAAGTAGCCTTCCAATGTCTGACCAAAATAGATGAGAACCGGGCAGTCCGGAGCCTCACCTCCTTGCAGGAAATTATTGAAATGCTTGGTTACAAAAAAAACGAACGTGAGAAAGTAGCCCGTGTGCTTGACATCTTCCGCATCCAGGGCAATACCTTCCTGCGCCCCTTCATTAGCAAAGACCCGGCATCGAAAAATCTGCGCCTCACGACTGTCCTTGACATTACCCATGAAGCCCTCATGCGCAACTGGACGAAGCTGGAACAGTGGGCAAGGGAGCAGCATGAGCGCGTGATCATATACCGGGATTTGTGCAACCAGCTTCATAAATGGTTGAAAAATAAAAAGCCTAAAGAACTTTTACTTTCTGCCGGGGCTTTAAATTATTTTGAAAGGTGGTTCAACAGCTTTGAAGTAAATCCCATTGCATGGCTGAAGCGATATATGGATAGCAAAGAGGAGATAGAAGTTGAAAAAAAACCTATGAAAACAGCAGAGCATTATGAGGATATTAAGGAATATTTGAGGGTAAGCAGGGCGAATATAAACCGAAAGAAAAAACTGGTGAAGGCCGTTGTTGGAGTGATTTGTGTGCTATTGTTGATTGCTTCTGTGGGATTTTTCTGGGTAATGAAATTAAAGGAAGATATTAAGATCAGCGCTAAGTCTAATGAAATAGCCACTAAAGCATACAGAGTGTTGGATAATGATCCTACCCTTAGTTTTAGATTGGCAGAACAAGCCTATAATATTTATCAGGGCAAACTTGCAAAGGAGGTTTTAATGGCTTCGTATTCTAAAGTGCCTTTTTATACGCTTCTAAAAGGACATGAAAAGCAAGTGAATAGAGTTAGGTTTACTCCAGATAGTAAATATGTAGTTTCAGTTTCAAAAGATGCAACTATTGGAGTATGGAATATAAAAGGGAATGAATTACGTAAACATGATGTTCGTATCACAAGCTGGGATGAGCATGAAGTTGTTGACATTTCACATGACGGTAAATATATTATTGCTGCTCAGCAGGACTATACTGTTAGTTTATCTGAAACTTTAGGTGATGAGCTGATTTTACTAAAAGGTCATAGGGGATATGTGAATTCAGTATATTTTTCTCCGGATGATAAATTATTGTTAACAGCAGCAGAAGATACAACTGCCCGTTTATGGGGGATCAATGGCAAGGAGTTACAAATTTTAATAGGGCACAATGCAAGAATAAGATGTGCAAAATTTGCCCCTGATGGGTTATCAATATTGACAGCATCTTATGATAATACTGTTAGAATTTGGGATTTGAAGGGTAACGAAATAAAAAGATTGGAGTTTCTAAATTTTAGCAGACGAGTTAATGCTACATTTTCGCTGAATGGAAAATATATTGTAACTACAGGAGCTGATTATCCAAGGCTTTGGAATTTAGAATCTGGCCAGGTAACATTTTTAAAAGGACATAATGGGGGAACGCTATATGCAGATTTTTCACCCGATGGAAAATATATTGTTACTGGTTCTGTTGACAAAACAGCAATTATTTGGGATATTCAGGGAAATATAAAACATGTTTTGAAAGGTCATTCGGCATGGGTATGTAAGGCAATATTTTCTCCTGATGGCCATACAATTATAACAATTTCCTCAGATGGTTTAGCTATACTCTGGGATTTGCAAGGTAACAGGTTGCAAACATTAAAAGGGCATAATGCTTTATTGTTAGACGCTAACTTCTCACCAAACGGTAAACTGGTCGTTACATCATCAACGGATAATACAGTTCGCATCTGGAATATTTACCCTGAAGAAAACCCTGTAATTACCGGGCATTTTGGCTGGCTGGAATATGCCGGATATTCAGCAGATGGACAATACATTCTTACTATAGGTAAAAATGCTCAATTAAGAGACAACAAAGGAAATTTGCTGCACATTATTAATAATTCTGAGCCCTATAACATCCATATTGCTGATTTCTCGCCTGATATGAAGTATATTCTTACTGTTTCTTCTGACAAAATAGCAAGACTTTGGGATTTAAATGGTCAATATTTGAGGTCTTATAAAGGGCATAAAGATAAGATATGGTATGCAAAGTTTGCACCTAATGGGCAATATTTCATTACTGGCGGTGGAGAAGATGAGAATATTGTAAGATTCTGGGATTTGGAGGGAGGAGAACTTATGAAACTATATATTACACAACATGCGAGCTTTTCAAACGATGGAAGATATTTGATTACAACAGCTTTCGTGGGTGTTGATACTTCTTTCTCAATTTACGAAATCATTGGAAATACTTTACCTCAAAAACTAAGATTAATTAAAACTGTTAATGGATTCTCTGCGCGAATAAGTTCTGTTCATTTTTCCCTAAATGGTAAATATATTATTGCTCTTATAGATGATTTATCGAACCGGCTCTGGTATTTTGATAAATATTTAGAAGAACTAAAACTCGTTAAGAAGTTTAAAGGGCACTCCGAACAAATTAAAGAACTTACATTTTCAAAAGATGATCAATTCTTTGCTACCACATCTGCTGATAAAACTGCAATTATCTGGGATATGAAAGGAAATGCAATTAAAATATTAAAGGGCCACACTGATATAGTGAATGATATTGATTTTTCTAATGATGGTCAATATTTGGTTACAGGTTCCAATGATAAGACTGTTCGTATATGGGATATGAACGGAAATGAACTACAAATTATTACAGGTCATACCTCATTAGTTTTTATGGTTTCTTTTTCTCCGAACGATAACTATATTCTTTCTGCTTCTAATGATCATAAAGCTCTGTTAATGCCTGTTTTTGCAAAAAACGCCCTCCACAAAATCAATGTAGAGAAGGTGAGAGGCGAGGTATGGCAGATGACAGAAGATGATAAGAAACTTTATGGAATTTACGAATGA
- a CDS encoding M28 family peptidase, giving the protein MKLKKKLPSAFFLFFIMAAITKAQNQLPVINIISADTNTNNTQIIITYDLADVDSDSLEVIFKVSDNGGQTWLVNTDSATGDVGYPIIPETGKQIFWNYNDTINSFYKVKLIADDLFEINIQELVDQVDSMNLLVDLTFIQGIRHYTAGPVHIKEVKDTIESRFAKYGLQTSRQEFINSGDTAHNIIGRLQGHEDETQTYIVDAHFDGIAITPGADDNGSGVAGFLEVSRILSNYNFKHTIKFIGFDLEEQSPYLLGSYQYVFNGGIDSFETIQGVINYEMIGYYSNDPYSQTVPADFNLLFPDQYNVLVADSFRGNFLANVANIYSDTLRAKFDSCAAIYVPDLKVISMALPGNGEIAPDFRRSDHARFWDGGYKALMLTDGADFRNQNYHTANDTLGALNFTFMSNVIKATVATIAALAGIQHIATAISGINIQTGIPSQNLHSSGFKINLYPNPAENYIELKIEFWKTDDLSIILLNNHGKVLYKDKINLFYDNLIKIEVKDLKPGLYFLKLSDKTDSLVKKLIIE; this is encoded by the coding sequence ATGAAACTAAAAAAGAAATTACCATCAGCCTTTTTTTTATTCTTTATTATGGCAGCCATAACCAAGGCACAAAATCAATTGCCTGTTATCAATATTATTTCTGCAGATACCAATACCAACAATACTCAAATTATCATCACCTACGACCTGGCAGATGTAGATTCGGATAGTTTGGAAGTAATATTTAAAGTTTCTGATAATGGAGGGCAAACCTGGCTTGTAAATACTGATAGTGCAACAGGAGATGTTGGTTACCCAATTATTCCTGAGACTGGGAAACAAATTTTCTGGAATTACAACGATACTATCAATAGTTTTTATAAGGTAAAGCTGATAGCCGATGATCTGTTTGAAATAAATATACAAGAATTAGTAGATCAGGTAGATAGCATGAATTTATTGGTTGATCTTACCTTTATACAGGGAATACGGCATTACACAGCCGGCCCGGTTCATATTAAAGAAGTTAAAGACACCATAGAAAGCAGATTTGCAAAATATGGACTCCAGACCAGCAGACAAGAGTTTATTAATTCCGGTGATACGGCTCATAATATCATTGGCAGATTACAGGGCCATGAGGATGAAACCCAAACATATATCGTGGATGCCCATTTCGATGGAATAGCCATAACCCCCGGGGCTGATGATAACGGCTCCGGAGTAGCAGGGTTCCTGGAAGTTTCCCGAATTTTATCTAATTACAATTTCAAGCACACTATTAAGTTTATAGGTTTTGACCTGGAAGAACAATCACCCTATTTATTAGGTAGCTATCAATATGTATTTAACGGTGGCATTGATAGTTTTGAAACGATTCAGGGAGTGATCAACTATGAAATGATCGGTTACTATTCCAATGATCCCTATAGCCAAACGGTACCTGCAGATTTTAATTTGTTGTTCCCCGATCAATACAATGTGCTGGTTGCTGATAGCTTTAGAGGTAACTTTTTAGCCAATGTAGCAAACATCTATTCAGACACATTAAGAGCTAAATTTGATAGCTGTGCAGCAATATATGTACCTGATCTAAAGGTGATCTCAATGGCTTTACCGGGAAATGGGGAAATTGCACCGGATTTCAGAAGAAGCGATCACGCCAGGTTTTGGGACGGGGGGTATAAAGCGCTTATGCTTACAGATGGCGCAGACTTCAGGAACCAAAATTACCATACAGCCAATGATACTTTAGGAGCACTCAATTTTACATTTATGAGCAACGTGATCAAAGCCACAGTTGCAACCATTGCAGCGCTTGCAGGTATTCAGCACATCGCTACCGCTATTAGCGGCATAAATATTCAAACAGGGATCCCTTCCCAAAATCTCCACTCATCAGGTTTTAAAATCAATTTATATCCAAACCCTGCTGAAAATTATATTGAACTAAAAATAGAGTTTTGGAAGACGGATGATCTATCTATTATACTATTAAATAATCATGGTAAAGTATTGTATAAGGACAAGATTAATCTATTTTATGATAATCTAATAAAAATTGAAGTAAAAGATTTAAAGCCAGGGTTGTATTTTTTAAAATTGAGCGACAAAACTGATTCTTTAGTTAAGAAATTGATTATTGAGTAG
- a CDS encoding WD40 repeat domain-containing protein, with protein MNIEQNVVASTNILYDESELDKISIQQILDINEFLTKSEQEINRRKRLKNAFIITISSLCVIAILAFIWAFTERGEALKNKLLIEITSKSNQIATKAYMSLEKDPTLAFRLAEEAYKIYPTPLAKQVIMAAYGEMPFYQVLKEHTEGLRNAKFSPDGKYIITGAKDNDFRLWDNKGNLLHILKGHTAPLPNGDGTINFSFNSKYIVTASRDSTARLWDLQGNCLAIMKHDRAVSSACFSPYRHSRSPTPGRAPTKQSFDGYLILTASSDKTARLWDMESNELVRFEGHEKGLRLAKFSPNGKYILTASGDKTARIWDLEGKELNILNHKATVYDAGFSNNSNFIITASWDSTAGLWDLKGKLLSSIMIKTAKAFNAIFSSDDKFILISHYGDNNLHIFDFKSKDTKLITTGHTAHIWSIKFSPDGKFIVTASDDGTARLWDLNGTELMVLKGHTSQVLSANFSPDGKYVVTASGDQTARIWNIQLKESPAFKGHTAYVVDANFSPDGKYIITAGWDYTARLWDIGGKLLQIMKGHNHYSVNVVNFFPNSKIFASTSQETRLWNLEGFQISVFEEQTGFIDKLTISPDNKYITTWSSTNNNVFLWDTNGIKLQVFDDVLSYNTSHSYQYISIVSSDSSFYLWEKRIKNDSLYYKEIKKIHLSGTAITSAEFSPDNQWIVTTSEDSIARLWDFNDIKSTAINPIQIYKHPSKVTFTLFSPDSRMFLTILQNNIVFIWDRKGNLKVMLKGHSDSVNDANFSHDSKFIVTGSNDNTIRLWDLEGNELQLFPGHKAAVTKVQFSSDGSYILSASNDHTARLMPVSIENVLHKINVEKVRGTVFQLSEDDKQVYGIYD; from the coding sequence ATGAATATAGAACAAAATGTAGTTGCGAGCACTAATATTCTCTACGATGAAAGTGAGCTTGACAAGATCTCGATACAGCAAATCCTTGATATCAATGAGTTTTTAACCAAGAGTGAACAAGAGATAAACAGGCGAAAAAGACTTAAAAACGCATTTATCATTACTATATCTTCTCTGTGCGTCATTGCAATTTTAGCTTTTATCTGGGCTTTTACCGAAAGGGGTGAGGCATTAAAAAACAAACTACTAATAGAGATCACTTCAAAATCAAACCAGATAGCTACAAAAGCCTATATGTCATTAGAAAAAGACCCCACCCTGGCATTTCGCCTCGCAGAGGAGGCATACAAGATATATCCTACGCCATTGGCAAAGCAGGTAATCATGGCGGCTTATGGTGAGATGCCGTTTTATCAGGTGTTAAAAGAGCATACAGAGGGTCTTAGAAATGCAAAATTTTCACCTGACGGTAAATATATAATTACCGGAGCAAAAGATAATGATTTTAGGTTGTGGGATAATAAAGGTAATTTACTTCATATTTTAAAAGGACACACAGCACCGTTGCCTAATGGAGACGGAACTATCAATTTTTCATTCAATAGCAAATATATCGTAACCGCTTCACGCGATAGCACCGCCCGCCTCTGGGACCTGCAAGGCAACTGCCTCGCCATCATGAAGCACGATAGAGCAGTAAGTTCAGCATGTTTTTCGCCTTACCGTCACAGTCGGAGTCCGACTCCCGGTCGGGCTCCGACTAAACAGTCCTTCGATGGTTACCTCATTCTCACTGCTTCTTCTGACAAAACCGCCCGGCTATGGGACATGGAAAGCAATGAGTTGGTGAGGTTTGAGGGGCATGAGAAAGGGTTGCGATTGGCAAAATTTTCACCCAACGGAAAGTACATTCTTACAGCTTCAGGTGACAAAACAGCGAGGATTTGGGATTTGGAGGGGAAGGAATTGAATATTTTAAATCATAAGGCAACTGTTTATGATGCTGGTTTTTCAAATAATAGTAACTTTATTATTACAGCATCATGGGATAGTACTGCCGGATTATGGGATTTAAAGGGCAAATTATTATCCAGTATAATGATAAAAACAGCTAAGGCTTTTAATGCTATATTTTCCTCTGATGATAAATTTATTTTGATTTCTCATTATGGTGATAATAATTTACACATTTTTGATTTTAAAAGTAAAGATACTAAATTAATAACGACAGGACATACAGCCCATATTTGGTCAATAAAATTTTCACCAGATGGAAAATTTATTGTAACAGCCTCAGATGATGGCACCGCCCGCCTCTGGGACCTGAATGGAACAGAGTTGATGGTGCTCAAAGGACATACCTCTCAGGTTTTATCGGCTAATTTCTCACCTGATGGCAAATATGTTGTTACTGCCTCTGGTGACCAAACTGCCCGCATCTGGAATATCCAGCTAAAGGAAAGCCCTGCATTTAAGGGACATACGGCTTACGTTGTGGATGCTAATTTTTCTCCTGATGGAAAATATATTATTACGGCAGGGTGGGATTATACTGCAAGGTTGTGGGATATTGGCGGAAAATTGTTACAAATTATGAAAGGTCATAATCATTATAGTGTAAATGTTGTAAATTTTTTTCCAAATAGTAAGATATTTGCCTCAACTTCTCAGGAAACTCGTTTATGGAATTTAGAGGGGTTTCAAATCAGCGTGTTTGAAGAACAAACAGGTTTTATAGATAAACTCACTATTTCTCCGGATAATAAATACATTACAACATGGTCTTCAACCAATAATAATGTTTTTCTTTGGGATACAAATGGAATAAAATTGCAGGTATTTGATGATGTTCTTAGCTATAATACTTCTCACAGCTATCAATATATCTCTATTGTTTCTTCTGACAGCTCATTTTATTTATGGGAAAAGAGAATAAAAAATGATTCATTATATTATAAAGAAATAAAAAAAATACACCTGTCAGGTACAGCAATTACCTCGGCAGAATTTTCCCCCGATAATCAATGGATTGTTACTACCTCAGAAGATAGCATCGCCCGGCTGTGGGATTTTAATGATATTAAAAGTACAGCTATAAATCCAATTCAAATATACAAACACCCCTCCAAGGTCACATTCACGCTTTTTTCGCCTGATAGTAGGATGTTTTTAACCATATTACAGAATAATATAGTTTTCATTTGGGATAGAAAAGGGAACTTAAAAGTCATGTTAAAAGGACATTCAGACTCGGTAAACGATGCCAATTTCTCACATGATAGTAAGTTTATAGTTACCGGTTCAAACGACAATACAATACGATTATGGGATTTGGAAGGCAATGAACTTCAATTATTCCCGGGACATAAAGCTGCAGTAACAAAAGTGCAGTTTTCCTCTGACGGCAGCTATATTTTATCTGCTTCAAATGATCATACGGCTCGTTTAATGCCGGTTTCTATAGAAAATGTTTTGCATAAAATTAATGTTGAAAAAGTAAGAGGAACTGTTTTCCAACTTAGTGAAGATGATAAACAAGTTTATGGAATTTACGATTGA